The following are from one region of the Tenacibaculum dicentrarchi genome:
- a CDS encoding phosphoribosylaminoimidazolesuccinocarboxamide synthase — MNTINETNFQFPKQKSVYKGKVREVYNIDDELLVMIASDRLSAFDVVLPRQIPYKGQILNQIATKMMNETAQVVPNWLHATPDENVAVGHLCEPFKVEMVIRGYMSGHAAREYKAGKRVLCGVEMAEGMKENDQFPTPIITPSTKAENGDHDEDITREEILSKNVVSEEDYIILEKYTRNLFQKGTEIAASRGLILVDTKYEFGKTKDGKIVLIDEIHTPDSSRYFYADGYAERQEKGVPQKQLSKEFVRQWLIENDFQGKDGQAIPEMSDEKVTEISNRYIELYEQITGEKFVKANTENVLNRIEKNVVNFLNG; from the coding sequence ATGAATACAATTAACGAAACTAACTTTCAATTTCCAAAGCAAAAGTCGGTTTATAAAGGTAAGGTAAGAGAGGTTTATAATATAGATGACGAGTTATTGGTAATGATAGCTTCTGACAGGTTATCTGCTTTTGATGTGGTTTTACCACGTCAAATTCCTTATAAAGGGCAAATTTTAAATCAGATAGCAACCAAAATGATGAACGAAACCGCTCAGGTTGTTCCAAATTGGTTACATGCAACGCCTGATGAAAATGTAGCTGTAGGGCATTTATGTGAGCCTTTTAAGGTAGAAATGGTTATCCGTGGGTATATGTCAGGGCATGCAGCACGTGAATATAAAGCTGGTAAAAGAGTTTTATGTGGCGTTGAAATGGCGGAAGGAATGAAGGAAAATGATCAGTTTCCAACACCAATAATTACGCCTTCAACAAAGGCTGAAAACGGCGATCATGATGAAGATATTACTCGTGAAGAAATTTTATCTAAAAATGTGGTTTCTGAAGAAGATTATATCATCTTAGAAAAATACACTAGAAATTTATTTCAAAAAGGAACAGAAATAGCTGCTTCTCGTGGGTTAATTTTAGTAGATACTAAATATGAATTTGGTAAAACAAAAGATGGTAAAATTGTTTTAATTGATGAAATTCATACGCCAGATTCTTCTCGTTATTTTTATGCCGATGGATATGCTGAACGTCAAGAAAAAGGAGTGCCACAAAAGCAATTGTCAAAAGAATTTGTACGTCAGTGGTTAATTGAAAATGATTTTCAAGGAAAAGACGGGCAGGCAATTCCTGAAATGTCAGACGAAAAAGTTACCGAAATTTCAAACAGATATATTGAATTATACGAGCAAATTACAGGAGAGAAGTTTGTAAAAGCAAATACTGAAAATGTATTAAATCGTATTGAAAAAAACGTTGTTAATTTTTTAAATGGATAG
- a CDS encoding bifunctional metallophosphatase/5'-nucleotidase → MINKISINIVTLLVSTLLSCSSNGIKNNELSENNDLNEGVEKKVTIFFVNDQHAQLDNFAKIKYLIDKEKETKNVIVACSGDMFSGSPVVDNYKDNQGFPMIDVMNKVGFDVSVLGNHEFDYGEATLKKRIEQANFNWVCANVDMLKSGVPQPNEFYTVSKNNIKITFLGLVETNGKKNGTIPSTHPWRVKKMKFERPETVVSKYKDVKKSEDSDLFIALTHLGHTSSRNLGDVQLANKFPYFDLIIGGHSHQKINTKENGIPIFQSGSYLKNLGKIELSVKNKSVTNINYTLINLEEVLEYDKELKNIIDTYNDVPELEEVIGNSLINHQRDQVGCLYTDAIKKIMNVDVSFQNTGGIRSSLNKGAITKREIYTIEPFNNGTVKYKMTIGQIKNFLIESKSGFYYSGVQIKKIGKVIEIRDELGNLLDYNTVVSVGLNDYIPAVYDNLFPEYGDVQNLSAASSIISYIKNTNPQVNYPNCGNYFRY, encoded by the coding sequence ATGATAAATAAAATTTCAATCAATATTGTTACCCTATTAGTAAGCACTTTATTATCATGCTCTTCAAATGGTATTAAAAATAACGAACTGTCAGAAAATAATGATTTAAATGAAGGAGTAGAAAAGAAAGTAACGATATTTTTTGTGAATGACCAACATGCGCAATTAGATAACTTTGCTAAAATAAAGTATTTAATAGATAAGGAAAAAGAAACTAAAAATGTTATCGTTGCTTGTAGTGGCGATATGTTTTCAGGAAGCCCCGTAGTTGATAATTATAAAGACAATCAAGGTTTTCCGATGATTGATGTTATGAATAAAGTAGGTTTTGATGTATCAGTATTAGGAAATCACGAATTTGATTATGGCGAAGCTACATTAAAAAAGAGAATAGAGCAAGCTAATTTTAATTGGGTCTGCGCTAATGTAGATATGTTAAAATCAGGAGTTCCACAGCCAAATGAGTTTTATACAGTTTCAAAAAATAATATAAAAATCACTTTTTTAGGCTTAGTTGAAACCAATGGAAAAAAGAATGGAACAATTCCTTCTACACACCCGTGGAGGGTTAAAAAAATGAAATTTGAACGTCCAGAAACGGTTGTGAGTAAATATAAAGATGTTAAGAAATCAGAAGATTCCGATCTTTTTATCGCATTAACACATTTAGGGCACACAAGTAGTCGTAATTTAGGAGATGTTCAATTAGCTAATAAATTTCCTTACTTCGATTTAATTATAGGAGGGCATTCACATCAAAAAATTAATACAAAAGAAAATGGAATTCCTATTTTTCAATCAGGCTCTTATCTAAAAAATTTAGGAAAAATAGAACTATCTGTAAAAAATAAATCAGTTACAAATATTAATTATACGCTTATTAATTTAGAGGAAGTTTTAGAATACGACAAAGAGCTTAAAAATATTATTGATACATATAATGATGTACCCGAATTAGAAGAAGTAATAGGAAATTCATTAATTAATCATCAAAGAGATCAAGTAGGTTGTTTATATACTGATGCTATCAAAAAGATAATGAATGTAGATGTATCTTTTCAAAATACAGGAGGGATTAGAAGTTCGTTAAATAAAGGAGCGATTACTAAAAGAGAAATCTATACTATTGAGCCATTTAATAACGGAACTGTTAAATATAAAATGACTATAGGGCAAATAAAAAATTTCTTAATAGAATCAAAATCAGGGTTTTATTATTCAGGTGTTCAAATTAAAAAAATAGGAAAAGTTATTGAAATTAGAGATGAACTAGGAAATTTGTTAGACTATAATACCGTTGTCTCGGTAGGTTTAAACGATTATATACCTGCTGTTTATGATAATTTATTTCCAGAATATGGTGATGTTCAAAATCTTTCGGCAGCATCATCAATAATAAGTTATATAAAAAATACTAATCCGCAGGTAAATTATCCTAATTGTGGTAATTATTTTAGATATTAA
- a CDS encoding SAM hydrolase/SAM-dependent halogenase family protein has translation MSIITLTTDFGTKDHFVSAVKGAIYSELPEVKIVDITHNITPFNITETAYILRNTYKSFPDKTIHIVGVDSELSKENKHIAIELDNHYFICPDNGIISMITSDIKPTKIVEINIHNHIETSFPVLDVFVQVASHIARGGSLNIIGKEIDVYKNSVEIKTTVNKQQTIISGGVIYTDNYGNVITNIDKKLFKSVGKGRNFIITAKRYTFTKIYKRYNEIVDYSIPKEKRNNDGEKLAIFNSSGFLEIAIYRSNLNTVGGASTLLGLGYRDSITVEFEAIPSAKFTSKN, from the coding sequence ATGTCTATAATTACTTTAACCACCGATTTTGGAACAAAAGACCACTTTGTAAGTGCAGTTAAAGGAGCTATTTATAGTGAATTACCTGAGGTTAAAATTGTTGACATCACACATAACATAACCCCTTTTAACATTACAGAAACTGCCTATATTTTAAGAAATACTTATAAAAGTTTCCCTGATAAAACAATACATATTGTTGGTGTAGATTCTGAATTAAGCAAAGAAAACAAACATATTGCTATTGAATTAGACAATCATTATTTTATTTGCCCTGACAACGGCATTATTTCAATGATTACTTCAGATATAAAACCTACAAAAATTGTTGAAATAAACATTCACAATCATATTGAAACTAGTTTTCCTGTGCTCGATGTTTTTGTACAAGTAGCCTCACATATTGCACGTGGAGGTAGCTTAAATATTATTGGAAAAGAAATTGATGTATATAAAAATAGTGTTGAAATAAAAACAACCGTAAATAAGCAACAAACTATTATTAGTGGCGGAGTTATTTATACTGATAATTATGGGAATGTAATTACTAATATTGATAAAAAACTATTTAAATCCGTAGGAAAAGGACGAAATTTTATTATTACCGCCAAGCGCTATACCTTTACTAAAATTTACAAACGTTATAACGAAATTGTAGATTATTCAATTCCAAAAGAAAAAAGAAATAATGATGGCGAAAAATTAGCCATTTTTAATTCATCAGGATTTTTAGAAATTGCCATTTACAGAAGTAACTTAAATACTGTTGGAGGTGCTTCTACGCTATTAGGTTTAGGTTATAGAGACAGTATTACTGTTGAATTTGAAGCTATTCCTTCAGCTAAATTCACCTCCAAAAACTAA
- a CDS encoding PhoH family protein, which translates to MNERIFEITEIDPNEFFGTQDSTIRTLKKYFPKVKIVSRGNKLKLYGESEILDELEKRLGMLIKYFNKYNKLDENSIERILTATGKEEEFRKSAKIEGVLVHGVNGNLIKAQTSNQRKMVDLMSKNDMLFAVGPAGTGKTYTAVALAVKALKEKEVRKIILTRPAVESGENLGFLPGDLKEKLDPYMQPLYDALRDMIPHEKLESHIEKGIIQIAPLAFMRGRTLDNAFVILDEAQNTTHNQMKMFLTRMGKNAKFIITGDPGQIDLPRKQVSGLKEALLALKEINGIAQIYLDDKDVVRHRLIKKIIKAYKSIETE; encoded by the coding sequence TTGAATGAACGTATCTTTGAAATAACAGAAATTGATCCAAATGAATTTTTTGGAACGCAAGATAGTACTATTAGAACGCTAAAAAAGTATTTTCCAAAAGTTAAAATTGTATCTAGAGGAAATAAATTAAAATTATATGGCGAATCAGAAATTTTAGATGAGTTAGAAAAACGTTTAGGCATGCTAATTAAGTATTTTAATAAGTACAATAAATTAGATGAAAATAGTATTGAACGTATTTTAACAGCCACAGGAAAAGAAGAGGAATTTAGAAAATCGGCTAAAATAGAAGGTGTTTTAGTGCATGGCGTTAATGGAAATTTAATAAAAGCACAAACATCAAATCAACGTAAAATGGTTGATTTAATGAGTAAAAATGATATGCTTTTTGCCGTTGGTCCTGCAGGAACAGGTAAAACATATACTGCGGTGGCTTTGGCTGTAAAAGCATTGAAAGAAAAAGAAGTCCGTAAAATAATATTAACACGTCCTGCGGTAGAATCAGGTGAAAACTTAGGGTTTTTACCTGGCGATTTAAAAGAAAAATTAGATCCGTACATGCAGCCTTTATATGACGCTTTGCGTGATATGATTCCTCATGAAAAATTAGAATCACATATTGAAAAAGGCATCATTCAAATTGCTCCGTTGGCATTTATGCGTGGAAGAACGCTAGACAACGCTTTTGTTATTTTAGATGAAGCGCAGAATACAACCCATAATCAGATGAAAATGTTTTTAACAAGAATGGGGAAAAATGCAAAGTTCATTATTACTGGTGACCCTGGGCAAATAGATTTACCACGTAAACAGGTTTCAGGTTTAAAAGAAGCTTTGTTAGCTTTAAAAGAGATTAATGGTATTGCCCAAATATATCTTGATGATAAAGATGTGGTGCGTCATCGATTGATTAAAAAAATTATTAAAGCTTATAAAAGTATTGAAACGGAGTAA
- a CDS encoding glyoxalase, which yields MDSNKINIRPVLNLSSEIPVEDFQNKTIRPILKLQHELLLQFFIFFCKSQKVDIINIEKEKFNKAVNSITKKNINLKNQFLGLIIGQFTVGEFEFYKDNNTDINKRILMMIGQRIKDSQLEIKIFKTDSN from the coding sequence ATGGATAGCAATAAAATAAATATTCGCCCGGTATTAAATTTATCCTCTGAAATTCCTGTAGAAGATTTTCAGAATAAAACAATACGCCCAATTTTAAAATTACAACACGAATTGCTTTTACAATTTTTTATCTTTTTCTGTAAAAGTCAAAAAGTAGATATTATAAATATCGAAAAAGAAAAATTTAATAAAGCGGTAAATAGTATCACCAAGAAAAATATCAATTTAAAAAATCAGTTTTTAGGGTTGATTATCGGGCAGTTTACTGTGGGGGAATTTGAATTTTATAAAGACAATAATACCGATATCAATAAAAGAATTTTAATGATGATTGGGCAACGAATTAAAGATAGCCAATTAGAAATTAAAATTTTTAAAACAGATAGCAATTAA